The proteins below come from a single Acidobacteriota bacterium genomic window:
- a CDS encoding energy transducer TonB, protein MKRRWIGLVVCVLVAQAFLLAQQSSDAPANKLAYEDGSIANHVYSNDCFGFSFPIPEGWQVKTLGVAPEGKAIRFHDGGLVLLMLDRPKPGSFADRIFLNVEDAKGAPVTPQEFVSNHVRTLIKDDSKHGELLRDANTVEYAGKQFVRADSKQVMNERPLFTAFIYTKFRGFYIGETAMAGSKEDLDEAAKSMEHISFREDQTNSNCVNKANDPSTGIVGGMISSTPGTPSTSGGPPLRVRVTQGVSTGLLIYKVQPQYPEVARNAGIQGQVVLQAEIDKNGDMREVHLVSGDPLLAPAALEAVRQWKYRPYLLDGQPVAVDTQVIVNFALSGR, encoded by the coding sequence ATGAAACGGCGTTGGATTGGCCTCGTTGTTTGCGTTCTTGTGGCGCAGGCATTTTTGTTGGCGCAGCAGTCGAGTGACGCTCCCGCGAACAAGTTGGCGTATGAAGATGGCAGTATCGCCAACCATGTTTATAGCAACGACTGTTTTGGATTTTCTTTCCCCATCCCTGAAGGCTGGCAAGTCAAAACGCTCGGGGTCGCTCCTGAAGGAAAGGCCATTCGCTTTCACGATGGCGGGCTGGTGTTGCTGATGCTGGACCGGCCCAAGCCAGGATCCTTCGCCGACAGGATCTTCCTCAACGTCGAAGACGCCAAAGGAGCGCCAGTAACACCACAGGAGTTTGTTTCCAATCACGTCCGAACGCTTATCAAGGATGATTCCAAGCACGGCGAACTTCTTCGAGATGCCAACACTGTCGAATATGCGGGGAAGCAATTCGTTCGCGCGGACTCCAAGCAGGTAATGAATGAACGACCTCTGTTCACAGCTTTCATTTACACGAAGTTCAGAGGTTTCTACATCGGGGAAACAGCGATGGCAGGGTCGAAAGAAGACCTGGACGAAGCCGCGAAATCGATGGAGCACATTTCGTTTCGCGAAGATCAAACCAACTCCAATTGTGTGAACAAGGCGAACGACCCTTCCACGGGTATCGTCGGCGGTATGATCAGTTCGACTCCGGGGACTCCGTCGACTAGCGGTGGACCTCCGCTACGTGTGCGCGTCACCCAGGGAGTTTCCACTGGGTTGCTGATCTACAAAGTTCAGCCCCAGTATCCGGAAGTGGCTCGCAACGCGGGTATTCAAGGGCAGGTAGTGTTGCAGGCGGAAATCGACAAGAACGGAGACATGAGGGAAGTCCATCTGGTCTCTGGTGACCCGCTACTAGCTCCGGCAGCCCTTGAAGCGGTAAGGCAATGGAAATATAGACCTTACTTGCTGGATGGCCAGCCGGTCGCCGTGGACACGCAGGTCATCGTGAACTTCGCGCTTTCTGGGCGTTAG
- a CDS encoding hypoxanthine phosphoribosyltransferase: MTALPNTGLRQVISADQIQKRVRELGRQISDDYRGETVIALGILENGFMFIADLVRALEVPVVCTFIKPRYKQNAGEGAMLEIFFSHELAIKGKHVLLVEGLVHSGVTTEYLMSDLRSRGAASVKLVTLLDRQSARRVPLQPDYFGFLVDDAFLCGYGLGSPEQTGRNFPYLAAT; the protein is encoded by the coding sequence ATGACCGCTTTGCCCAATACAGGTTTGCGCCAGGTCATTTCCGCCGATCAAATCCAGAAAAGAGTTCGCGAACTCGGACGCCAGATTTCCGACGATTACCGGGGTGAAACGGTGATCGCTCTGGGCATCCTGGAAAATGGGTTCATGTTTATCGCCGACCTGGTGCGCGCGCTGGAAGTGCCGGTGGTCTGCACCTTCATCAAGCCACGCTACAAGCAGAACGCGGGCGAAGGGGCGATGCTGGAAATCTTCTTCAGCCACGAACTGGCGATCAAAGGCAAGCACGTTCTGCTGGTCGAAGGACTGGTCCACTCGGGCGTGACGACGGAATATCTGATGAGCGACCTGCGCTCACGCGGCGCGGCTTCCGTAAAACTGGTTACGCTGCTCGACCGGCAATCCGCCAGGCGGGTGCCGCTGCAACCGGACTATTTCGGGTTCCTGGTAGATGACGCGTTTCTGTGCGGATACGGGCTGGGCTCTCCGGAGCAGACCGGCCGGAATTTTCCGTATCTGGCGGCAACGTAG
- a CDS encoding carboxypeptidase regulatory-like domain-containing protein, with the protein MKTFWLALLLIGSVALAAQEKNTPPEPEPGNVTLTLDEFNRLTELANKPAKKPELPPQPYSMKRAELKFKVDSETVGGTIQLQGEVLKKGVVKVPLSSGMTILDAHQEAKSLPLQLENGTQTAVLSGPAEFSVTLDAVLPLRIDAGRAAVSLPVPSAGSTTLTLTIPGEHTAVNINPGLITNRKSEGGRTIIEATLVPGQSANLWWATRENAAPTPVREVRYLADLKTLISVGEAELTVAALADITVVQGDPAQFEVDLPAGYEITGVTGASLDSSEVQAGVLTLKVNAASQRNHEFLISMERSLALASSKLDAPFLSFKNAQRETGEVLVEGSGTLELTATEGGGLKRMDVKETNPYLRGLAHFPPQAAFRYHKQPSENPTLALEWVRFPDSSVLAAVAESAVVTTMVTSEGKSLTEVRLQVRNQAQPFLKVALPAGASILSADVAGEKVKPVEGPDGNRVPMLRPGFRPTDAYTVSFVFMHSGAPFAKKGGSELSLPRMDVPITLVQWEVFLPEQFKVKDFGGDVVSAELVPAALQEGVALGISGVDNEDARLVPPPAPPPPASAPLNLSLPGQLGGIVVDPSGAIISNARITVTSTDTGAVMNAVTNSGGEWQLFGLPSGRLKVKVDSPGFKPSVQNFAYDANRPGPVSTVLNVGTTMETVEVTSESLSLNGRNYSEFTKLESSAKKQAQLAQNSPSSNVMNLQRRVAGVLPVAVDVPHAGTAFHFVRPLVVDEETKVTFGYKSK; encoded by the coding sequence ATGAAAACATTTTGGCTGGCACTTTTGCTGATCGGATCGGTCGCACTGGCGGCGCAGGAAAAGAACACTCCTCCCGAGCCGGAGCCGGGCAACGTCACACTCACGCTCGATGAATTCAACCGCTTGACAGAATTGGCAAACAAACCGGCGAAGAAGCCCGAGTTGCCTCCGCAGCCCTATTCGATGAAACGGGCGGAACTTAAGTTCAAGGTGGACAGCGAGACCGTGGGCGGAACGATTCAGTTGCAAGGCGAGGTGCTGAAAAAAGGTGTGGTCAAGGTGCCGCTGTCGTCTGGGATGACAATCCTCGACGCGCATCAGGAAGCAAAGAGCCTCCCGCTGCAACTGGAAAATGGAACGCAGACGGCGGTGTTGTCGGGTCCGGCGGAATTTTCCGTGACGCTTGACGCGGTGCTTCCATTGCGGATCGATGCGGGGCGCGCGGCTGTCAGCCTGCCAGTTCCGTCAGCAGGCAGTACGACACTCACGTTGACGATTCCCGGCGAACATACCGCTGTGAACATCAACCCGGGGCTGATTACGAATCGGAAGTCCGAGGGCGGACGCACGATCATCGAAGCCACGCTGGTTCCGGGACAATCCGCGAACCTGTGGTGGGCGACGCGTGAGAATGCCGCTCCCACTCCGGTGCGCGAAGTGCGCTATCTCGCCGACTTGAAGACTCTGATTTCAGTGGGCGAGGCCGAGCTGACCGTAGCGGCGCTGGCTGACATCACGGTTGTGCAAGGGGATCCGGCGCAATTCGAGGTTGATTTGCCGGCTGGATACGAGATCACCGGAGTTACGGGGGCGTCGCTCGATTCGAGCGAAGTGCAGGCGGGAGTGCTGACGTTGAAAGTGAATGCTGCGAGCCAACGGAATCATGAATTCCTGATTTCCATGGAGCGGTCGCTGGCATTGGCATCGTCCAAACTGGACGCTCCCTTCCTTAGTTTCAAGAACGCACAACGCGAGACCGGAGAAGTACTCGTCGAAGGTTCCGGCACACTCGAACTGACCGCGACCGAAGGTGGCGGCCTGAAGCGTATGGACGTAAAAGAAACGAATCCATACTTGCGTGGGCTGGCTCACTTTCCTCCGCAGGCGGCATTCCGCTATCACAAGCAGCCCAGCGAAAATCCAACATTGGCGCTGGAATGGGTACGCTTTCCTGACAGCAGCGTGCTGGCAGCAGTGGCCGAAAGCGCGGTGGTGACGACAATGGTGACGTCCGAGGGCAAGTCGCTTACGGAAGTCCGGTTACAAGTCAGAAACCAGGCACAGCCGTTCCTGAAAGTTGCTTTGCCCGCGGGCGCCAGCATCTTGTCCGCGGATGTTGCTGGAGAAAAGGTGAAGCCGGTCGAAGGCCCGGACGGTAATCGCGTTCCGATGCTGCGGCCGGGATTTCGTCCGACGGATGCTTACACGGTTTCCTTCGTCTTCATGCATTCGGGCGCACCGTTTGCCAAGAAGGGCGGCTCGGAGTTGTCACTGCCGCGCATGGATGTCCCCATCACCCTTGTGCAGTGGGAAGTATTTCTTCCCGAACAATTCAAGGTGAAGGATTTTGGCGGCGATGTCGTGTCCGCCGAACTGGTGCCAGCGGCGTTGCAGGAAGGAGTAGCGCTGGGGATTTCCGGCGTGGACAATGAGGATGCCAGGCTTGTGCCTCCTCCTGCACCGCCTCCACCTGCGTCTGCACCATTGAACCTCTCTCTCCCGGGCCAGTTGGGAGGCATCGTGGTCGATCCCAGCGGAGCGATCATTTCCAATGCACGCATCACCGTCACTTCGACGGACACGGGAGCGGTGATGAATGCGGTGACGAATTCGGGAGGGGAATGGCAGCTGTTCGGTTTACCGTCGGGCAGGCTGAAGGTAAAAGTTGACTCCCCCGGCTTCAAACCAAGCGTACAGAATTTCGCCTACGATGCGAACCGGCCGGGTCCGGTGAGCACTGTATTGAACGTGGGCACCACAATGGAGACAGTTGAGGTGACCAGTGAGTCTCTTTCGCTCAATGGCCGCAACTACTCGGAGTTCACGAAGCTTGAGAGCAGTGCGAAGAAGCAGGCTCAGCTCGCGCAGAATTCGCCCTCTTCGAATGTCATGAACCTGCAGCGGCGGGTCGCGGGAGTGCTGCCGGTTGCAGTGGACGTCCCCCATGCCGGAACCGCATTCCATTTTGTGCGGCCTCTGGTGGTGGACGAAGAGACCAAGGTCACGTTCGGGTACAAGAGCAAGTAA
- a CDS encoding glycosyltransferase family 39 protein, producing the protein MTIDENQARIRRSLLWMVLIALVIRLVVMVFLLDEQLDPARDHWHFGYETGRIARSIAEGRGFSSPLFEDTGPTAWMTPVYPYLVAGVFKLFGIYTRTSAIVLVSLNALIASLTCIPIFLIARKGFGKRVAKWSAWTWVFFPYAIYFPVERIWETWLATLLLCLIFLVTLNLEQDDRLSQWVLWGFLWGLEALTSPSALSVLPFLAAWIIYRRHRTERRWFVPNVAAAAIFIAMISPWFIRNYEVFHRFVPFRDNVGIVLRLGTKAEGIHWAHYEFGPWHNQKEWDEFKQLGELHYMDHKKQQAIESIRAYPGWYVWTSLRRAVYLWTGYWSLDRAYLAEEPLDPPNIFLCTTLTILALFGLRRALKSDFAANLPYALVLFSFPLVYYITSPEVYYRRPIDPFFVILSVVAVLPRRIKA; encoded by the coding sequence TTGACCATCGACGAAAATCAGGCACGCATCCGCCGCTCCTTGTTGTGGATGGTTCTGATCGCACTGGTGATCCGGCTGGTTGTGATGGTCTTTCTGCTCGACGAGCAACTCGATCCTGCGCGCGATCACTGGCACTTTGGATACGAAACCGGACGAATCGCCCGCTCCATCGCCGAAGGCCGCGGCTTCAGCAGTCCACTGTTCGAAGACACCGGGCCCACTGCCTGGATGACGCCCGTTTATCCCTATCTCGTAGCCGGCGTCTTTAAATTGTTCGGCATCTATACCAGGACGTCGGCGATTGTCCTGGTATCGCTCAACGCGCTGATCGCGTCCCTGACCTGCATTCCTATCTTTCTGATTGCGCGCAAAGGCTTCGGCAAGCGCGTCGCCAAGTGGTCCGCATGGACATGGGTCTTCTTTCCATACGCGATCTATTTCCCCGTCGAGCGTATCTGGGAAACATGGCTCGCAACGCTGCTGCTCTGCCTGATTTTTCTAGTCACGCTCAACCTCGAGCAGGACGACCGCCTGTCGCAATGGGTGCTGTGGGGATTTCTCTGGGGACTCGAAGCGCTCACCAGTCCATCGGCGCTGTCGGTGCTGCCGTTTCTGGCCGCGTGGATTATCTACCGTCGTCATCGCACTGAGCGAAGGTGGTTCGTGCCCAACGTCGCAGCCGCGGCTATCTTCATCGCGATGATTTCTCCATGGTTTATTCGCAACTATGAGGTCTTCCATCGCTTCGTTCCGTTCCGCGACAACGTGGGGATTGTTCTCCGTCTCGGAACGAAAGCAGAAGGCATTCACTGGGCGCACTACGAGTTTGGTCCGTGGCATAACCAGAAGGAATGGGATGAATTCAAGCAGCTGGGCGAGTTGCACTACATGGACCACAAGAAACAGCAGGCCATCGAATCGATCCGCGCGTATCCCGGATGGTATGTCTGGACATCGCTGCGCCGAGCCGTATACCTGTGGACGGGATACTGGAGCCTCGATCGCGCCTATCTTGCCGAGGAACCACTCGACCCGCCCAACATCTTTCTCTGTACCACGCTGACGATACTGGCCCTGTTCGGACTCCGGCGCGCTCTAAAGAGCGACTTCGCGGCAAATCTGCCGTACGCACTCGTTCTGTTCTCGTTCCCGCTTGTCTACTACATCACCAGCCCGGAAGTGTATTACCGGCGCCCGATCGATCCATTTTTCGTGATCCTGAGCGTAGTAGCGGTGTTACCACGCCGAATAAAAGCGTAG
- a CDS encoding acylphosphatase: protein MPSTENAAPQTRRFLVRGRVQGVGFRWFVEREAHILKIAGWVRNRSDGTVEVLAMGTRDQLSGLRSRLREGPRAARVDDVEESEAETVKGLNSFRIEGAW from the coding sequence ATGCCTTCCACCGAAAACGCCGCTCCCCAAACCCGCCGCTTTCTGGTTCGCGGACGCGTCCAGGGTGTAGGTTTTCGTTGGTTCGTCGAACGCGAGGCGCACATCCTGAAAATTGCCGGATGGGTTCGCAACCGCTCCGATGGAACTGTTGAAGTGCTGGCCATGGGTACGCGCGACCAGTTGTCCGGATTGCGTTCCCGCCTGCGTGAAGGCCCGCGCGCCGCGCGCGTCGACGATGTTGAAGAATCGGAAGCGGAAACCGTCAAGGGATTGAATTCATTTCGTATTGAAGGAGCCTGGTAG
- the efp gene encoding elongation factor P, translated as MSIPATQMRPGMIIKHKDDLHSVFSVEHRTPGNLRAFIQAKLRNLRTGAMFVERFRSPDPIEKVNVDQVEMEFLYADGDNYYFMDTSNYEQMHLTRETLGDAVEYLTANLPIKVEFFDGKAVGIELPQTVILTVTEVEPGLKSATASSVTKPATTETGLVVQVPPFINEGEKIKVDTAEGTYLSRA; from the coding sequence ATGTCGATCCCAGCGACCCAGATGCGTCCCGGCATGATCATCAAGCACAAAGATGATCTGCATTCCGTGTTCAGCGTGGAGCACCGCACTCCCGGCAACCTGCGCGCCTTTATCCAGGCCAAGCTGCGCAATCTGCGCACCGGCGCCATGTTCGTGGAACGATTTCGCTCGCCGGACCCGATTGAAAAAGTCAACGTCGACCAAGTCGAAATGGAGTTTCTGTACGCCGACGGCGACAACTACTACTTCATGGACACTTCGAACTACGAGCAAATGCACCTGACGCGCGAGACCCTGGGCGACGCGGTGGAGTACCTGACGGCGAATCTTCCGATCAAGGTGGAATTCTTTGACGGCAAAGCTGTCGGCATCGAGTTGCCGCAGACCGTAATCCTGACCGTGACCGAAGTCGAACCCGGCCTGAAGAGCGCGACCGCCTCCAGCGTGACCAAACCCGCCACCACCGAAACCGGCCTCGTCGTGCAGGTGCCGCCCTTCATCAACGAAGGCGAAAAGATCAAAGTCGACACCGCGGAAGGAACGTACCTGTCGAGAGCGTAG
- a CDS encoding ATP-dependent metallopeptidase FtsH/Yme1/Tma family protein yields the protein MNSTVKTVLFWAVIMVSAFLLWQVVRTGSNAQKDKEINFSQFSSDVDQGLVREVTVIGVEVRGKYKSDNSQFHTTVPPNFPDMYKSLHDKGVSVNIKDISNGTWPSWILNLAPLVLLAALWFFMIRQMQTGGNKALSFGKSRARLLSMQQKKITFKDVAGVDEAKEELREIIEFLREAQKFQKLGGRIPKGVLLVGPPGTGKTLLARAVAGEANVPFFSISGSDFVEMFVGVGASRVRDLFEQGKKNAPCIVFIDEIDAVGRHRGAGLGGGHDEREQTLNQLLVEMDGFESNEGVILMAATNRPDVLDPALLRPGRFDRRVVVNRPDVRGREEILRVHTRKIPLADDVELSVLARGTPGFSGADLANMVNEAALAAARQNRKAVLMYDFEVAKDKVLMGVERKSLLLSDDEKKNTAYHEAGHALVAAKMPHSDPVHKVTIIPRGMALGLTMQLPVDDRHNYYKNYLDTQIAILMGGRLAEELFLNCMSTGAGNDIERATELARKMVCEWGMSELGPLTFGKKEEQIFLGREIAQHRDYSEATAIQIDEEVRKMVSAGYNTAKTILSENRETLESIAKALIEREVLDATEIKMLVDGRNLPPIKPLPSKNDDGVQQVIKPEPGRNPVKGGERPATA from the coding sequence GTGAATTCAACCGTTAAGACAGTGCTGTTCTGGGCAGTCATTATGGTGTCGGCATTCCTGCTCTGGCAGGTGGTGCGCACCGGGAGCAACGCCCAGAAAGACAAGGAAATCAATTTTTCGCAGTTCAGTTCTGACGTGGATCAGGGCCTTGTCCGTGAAGTGACGGTGATCGGCGTGGAAGTGCGCGGGAAGTATAAGAGCGACAACTCCCAGTTTCACACCACCGTTCCGCCGAACTTCCCCGATATGTACAAGTCGCTGCACGACAAGGGCGTCAGCGTAAATATCAAGGACATCAGCAACGGCACGTGGCCGAGTTGGATCCTGAATCTGGCTCCTCTGGTGTTGCTCGCGGCTTTGTGGTTCTTCATGATCCGCCAGATGCAGACGGGCGGAAACAAGGCGTTGTCATTCGGCAAGAGCCGCGCGCGCCTGCTCTCCATGCAGCAGAAGAAGATCACGTTCAAGGACGTGGCCGGCGTGGACGAGGCGAAAGAAGAGCTGCGCGAGATTATCGAATTCCTGCGCGAAGCGCAAAAATTCCAAAAACTCGGCGGACGCATCCCCAAGGGCGTACTGCTGGTTGGACCTCCGGGAACAGGCAAGACTTTGCTGGCGCGCGCGGTTGCGGGCGAAGCGAATGTGCCGTTCTTCTCGATTTCGGGATCTGATTTCGTCGAGATGTTCGTCGGCGTGGGCGCAAGCCGCGTCCGCGATCTGTTTGAGCAGGGCAAGAAGAATGCTCCCTGCATCGTGTTCATCGACGAAATCGATGCAGTCGGACGTCATCGCGGCGCGGGCCTCGGCGGCGGACACGATGAGCGCGAGCAGACTTTGAACCAGTTGCTGGTCGAGATGGACGGCTTCGAATCCAATGAAGGCGTCATCCTGATGGCCGCGACGAACCGGCCGGACGTGCTCGATCCGGCGCTGCTTCGTCCGGGACGCTTTGACCGGCGCGTGGTGGTGAATCGTCCGGATGTGCGTGGCCGCGAAGAAATTCTGCGCGTCCACACCCGCAAAATTCCTCTCGCCGACGACGTTGAATTGTCGGTGCTGGCTCGCGGCACACCGGGCTTCTCGGGCGCTGACCTGGCGAACATGGTGAACGAAGCGGCCTTGGCAGCGGCCCGCCAGAATCGCAAGGCCGTTCTGATGTACGACTTCGAAGTCGCGAAAGATAAAGTCCTGATGGGAGTGGAGCGCAAGTCGCTTCTGCTCTCGGACGACGAGAAGAAGAATACGGCGTACCACGAAGCCGGACACGCTCTGGTGGCGGCGAAAATGCCGCACTCGGATCCGGTCCACAAGGTGACGATTATTCCGCGCGGCATGGCGCTTGGTTTGACCATGCAATTGCCGGTGGACGATCGCCACAACTACTACAAGAATTATCTCGATACGCAGATCGCGATCCTGATGGGCGGACGGTTGGCGGAAGAACTGTTCCTCAATTGCATGTCCACGGGCGCGGGCAACGACATTGAGCGGGCTACCGAACTGGCGCGCAAAATGGTCTGTGAGTGGGGCATGAGCGAACTCGGACCTCTGACCTTCGGTAAGAAAGAAGAGCAGATCTTCCTGGGCCGCGAGATTGCGCAACATCGTGATTACTCGGAAGCCACGGCGATCCAGATTGACGAAGAAGTTCGCAAGATGGTGAGCGCGGGCTACAACACGGCGAAGACGATCCTTTCGGAGAATCGCGAGACGCTCGAGAGCATCGCCAAAGCACTGATCGAACGCGAAGTGCTCGACGCAACCGAGATCAAAATGCTGGTTGATGGCAGGAACCTGCCTCCCATCAAGCCGCTTCCGTCGAAGAATGACGACGGCGTCCAGCAAGTGATCAAGCCCGAGCCGGGACGGAATCCGGTGAAGGGTGGAGAGCGTCCGGCAACGGCTTAG
- a CDS encoding DUF1569 domain-containing protein: MKTLFQKEALDEVLSRVDRLQPASLRQWGKMDVAQMMAHCSAALDLASGRINPPRIFIGRLLGALVKPIYTNDKPFSKNNPTDKKLVVSDQRDFAREQEQLKLKLRQFSEGGESQCTRHPHPFFGDLTPEAWSRGMYKHLDHHLRQFGA, from the coding sequence ATGAAGACCCTATTCCAAAAAGAGGCGCTGGACGAGGTGCTATCCCGCGTTGACCGGTTGCAACCTGCATCCCTGCGCCAGTGGGGAAAGATGGACGTCGCCCAGATGATGGCGCATTGCTCCGCGGCCCTCGACTTGGCCTCCGGCCGCATCAATCCGCCCCGCATTTTCATCGGGAGACTGCTTGGCGCCCTGGTCAAACCGATCTATACCAATGACAAACCGTTCTCGAAAAACAACCCCACTGACAAGAAACTCGTGGTCTCCGACCAGCGCGACTTTGCACGCGAGCAGGAACAACTGAAGCTCAAACTTCGCCAGTTTTCGGAAGGCGGAGAGTCGCAGTGCACCCGCCATCCGCATCCATTTTTCGGAGACCTCACTCCCGAAGCGTGGAGCCGTGGCATGTACAAACATCTGGACCACCACCTGCGGCAATTCGGGGCATGA
- a CDS encoding UDP-3-O-acyl-N-acetylglucosamine deacetylase, with the protein MTHEQTIRAPVTCSGVGLHSGAPVTLRILPAPAGTGIVFHRTDLDGFEIEASGRNVARVSYATSLMKKGVLISTTEHLLSAFIGVGIDNAIVELDNLELPILDGSAQPFVEMIQNAGIRKQRKTRTYLRIVREVELREGDKFIAVYPAETYSVSYSINFPHPKIGQQTFCVQLTNGSYLREIAPARTFGFMHEADALRQQGLIRGASTENAIVLSRDAVLNPPLRFADEFVRHKVLDLIGDLALIGKQILGSVVADRAGHAMHTALVSRLLRDKSYWEETSLDESSSAPAIGAAASLSI; encoded by the coding sequence TTGACGCACGAGCAGACAATTCGTGCTCCCGTAACATGTTCAGGGGTTGGTCTCCATAGCGGTGCTCCGGTTACGCTGCGCATTCTGCCCGCGCCTGCTGGCACTGGGATCGTATTCCATCGCACCGACCTGGACGGCTTCGAGATCGAGGCCAGCGGCCGCAACGTGGCCCGCGTAAGCTATGCGACCAGCTTGATGAAGAAGGGCGTCCTGATCTCGACCACCGAGCATTTGTTGTCGGCATTCATCGGCGTGGGTATCGATAACGCGATCGTGGAATTGGACAATCTTGAACTGCCCATCCTCGATGGCAGCGCGCAGCCCTTTGTCGAGATGATTCAGAACGCCGGGATCCGCAAGCAGCGGAAGACTCGAACCTATCTACGGATTGTGCGCGAAGTGGAATTGCGCGAAGGCGACAAGTTCATCGCGGTCTATCCCGCGGAGACCTATTCGGTCTCGTATTCGATCAATTTTCCGCATCCGAAAATCGGCCAACAGACGTTCTGCGTGCAACTGACAAATGGAAGTTACCTGCGCGAGATTGCTCCGGCGCGTACGTTTGGCTTTATGCATGAAGCCGATGCACTCCGTCAGCAGGGGCTGATTCGCGGTGCGTCGACGGAGAATGCGATCGTGCTGAGCCGCGATGCGGTGCTCAATCCTCCCCTGCGATTCGCAGACGAATTCGTGCGCCACAAGGTGCTGGATCTGATCGGAGATCTGGCCCTGATTGGGAAACAGATTCTCGGCTCGGTGGTTGCGGATCGCGCCGGGCACGCCATGCATACCGCGCTGGTTTCACGGCTGCTGCGCGATAAATCCTACTGGGAAGAGACTTCTCTCGACGAAAGTTCTTCCGCGCCCGCAATCGGCGCGGCGGCCAGTCTGAGCATTTAG
- a CDS encoding YtxH domain-containing protein — protein MRIGKYETSERSNVGTAVSFLLIGLGVGAAVGLLLAPKSGKQLRKDLRRSYDDTLDTISDWTDEAKERFEEAVEKGADFTEELRSKAEPLSRILRRD, from the coding sequence ATGCGCATTGGAAAATATGAGACGTCGGAACGCAGCAATGTCGGCACCGCTGTCTCCTTCCTGCTGATCGGTCTGGGTGTGGGCGCCGCCGTGGGACTATTGCTGGCGCCGAAGTCGGGCAAACAGCTTCGCAAGGATTTACGCCGCTCCTACGACGACACGCTCGACACGATTTCCGACTGGACCGACGAAGCGAAGGAACGGTTCGAGGAAGCAGTCGAGAAGGGCGCTGACTTTACCGAGGAATTGCGGTCAAAGGCGGAGCCGTTGTCACGGATATTGCGGCGCGACTAG
- a CDS encoding glucose 1-dehydrogenase encodes MNLSLNSKVALITGGSRGIGAAAVRMFVKAGAKVVFNYQSAKAQADDLVRECGAANCLAVQSDLSTTAAAQQLVAAAISAFGRLDIMVANHGIWPPEDAPIDKMTEEQWHRTIAVNLDSVFALVKHSVAQMKKQGGTPAGHIVLVSSTAAQRGEAFHCDYAATKGALISMVKGLSSELARDKIYINSVAPGWVDTDMSASALNDPPTRAKIFGTIPMGRVGTPDEIAGPILFLCTPLAGFITGEVFNVNGGAVLVG; translated from the coding sequence ATGAACCTGTCATTGAATTCGAAAGTTGCTCTGATTACGGGCGGCTCGCGCGGGATCGGCGCGGCTGCGGTGCGGATGTTTGTCAAAGCCGGGGCCAAGGTTGTCTTCAATTACCAGTCCGCGAAGGCGCAGGCTGACGATCTGGTCCGCGAATGTGGTGCGGCGAATTGCCTTGCCGTGCAGTCCGATCTGTCGACGACGGCGGCGGCGCAGCAACTGGTAGCGGCGGCCATCTCTGCATTTGGACGGCTCGACATCATGGTCGCGAATCATGGGATCTGGCCGCCCGAGGACGCTCCGATCGACAAGATGACCGAGGAGCAATGGCATCGCACGATCGCTGTCAACCTGGATAGCGTGTTTGCGCTGGTCAAACACTCGGTGGCGCAGATGAAGAAGCAGGGCGGCACTCCGGCGGGGCACATCGTGCTCGTCAGTTCGACCGCCGCCCAGCGTGGCGAGGCGTTTCACTGCGACTACGCGGCCACCAAGGGCGCGCTCATCAGCATGGTGAAGGGCCTGTCGTCCGAACTGGCACGCGACAAAATCTACATCAACAGTGTGGCACCGGGCTGGGTGGATACCGACATGTCGGCGTCCGCGCTCAATGATCCTCCGACGCGAGCGAAAATCTTCGGCACGATTCCCATGGGACGAGTCGGCACGCCCGACGAAATTGCCGGGCCGATTCTGTTCTTGTGCACGCCGCTGGCGGGATTCATCACCGGCGAAGTCTTCAACGTGAATGGTGGCGCGGTGCTGGTTGGGTAG